The genomic DNA CGATCTGCAGGTCACGTTCGGCGACGAGTCGCCCCAGACGCTGGGTGACTCCGGGGAAGACCGTACTGCGGATGATGAGTAACTGACCGGGGCGGCAGTGCTGGAAGACATCTTCCATCACCTGATCGAAGGCTCTGAGACTGGGGTCGAGATATTCGTCAACCGGGGTTCCGATGGTGACGATGATCACATCCTGTTCGGAAAGCGCCGTGAAGCTGGTGGAACAATGCAGGCGACCGGATTCGAGAACTCGGGGCAGAAGCTGGTCGGCGTTGATTTCCTGGAACGGCATCTGGCCGGAGCGGATCGTATCGAGCTGCGTCTCGTTAAGATCGACGAGCGTCACCGTATGTCCGCAGTCACACAAGGCCAGGCCGAAGGGGAGTCCCACATGACCGCCTCCCCCGATAATGGCCACGCGGAGAGGATGTTGCACCTGTGTCGTCTCTGTCTGTTCCTCTTGTGCGTTCAACCGGTGACTCCTGTGCTGGTGGTGATGGTTGTCATTTCTGACTGGTCTGATCGAGGCTCTGTACCGGGCTGTCTTCCGGCACATAAACTTCGACAAAACAGCTGAAGGGATCATCCGGATCTCCCCAGGTTCCCACGAGACGCCCGTTGAACTCTTGACTCACCCCCCTGTCCCGCATGTCATGGCTGACAATGAGGTAATCGTAGGGAAAAGGACGTGCATCAAAGGCGAATTCGCGGTTGTCCCCGAGGAGCGTCTGACGTCCCGTGGCTGCAAAATTGAAGACATAGGCGCGATCGACCGTATAACGGGCGTCTGCAGGTAACTCCTGAATAATCCGACTGATAAATCGAGGTGCATTGTAATTCGCATTCGACCAGTTCGCAATGTGAGCGCCCCAGGTGCGGATCCCCGATCCGGGAAGCATTGCCAGCACAAGACAGGCTGCACCAACCAGTACCGAAAGACGCCAGACGACGCTGCGGTTCCAGAGTGGCGTAGCGAGGCGGCTCAGCCCCCAGCCCAGGCAGAGGAACAGGAGCAAGCCGGGATACGACCAGTAGCCTTTGGTCGGGTGGTGGCCCTGGCAGGCAATGAGCAGGTAAATAGAGGACCAGGTGAGCAGCAGCAGGATACGCTGACGATGGTCCCGGGAGCGCCAGCCCAGCCCGGTGCCGATGACTAATCCTGCGGCCATGAGTGAGAGCTGAATCGTGCCCGCGTGTTCGCGGAGCAACTGAAACTGCGTGGCGAAGTAAGGCCAGGGAAACAGAAGACGGGAGATCAGTCCCGGACCGGAGCGGTCGAGGACGTTGGTGAAAAACTGATAGCGGAACGGTTCGGGGTAAGCCAGTATCAGAGGGAGCCATAAGGCGAAGACCGCGAGGGCGCATACGGTGATCACGGTGCCCCGCAACAGGCGTTGTTGCCAGGTCCCGTTGACGAGCAGTGCCCAGCAGCCGAGCTGAATGCAGTAGACCAGCGCAAAGGGATGCGTGAGCATGCCCAGTCCCAGCAGGAGGCCGACGAGACCCAGGTCGCGGTAGCGTCGTGCGCTAGCATGCCAGCGATACATCATCAGGATTGCCAGCAGTCCCCAGAGGCAGCAGAGCATGTCGGGTCGGGAGATGACAGCGGGGAAATAAAGGAGCCGGGAGAGGCTGAAGAGCCCCGCGGCGATCAGTCCGGCCTGTGGGTCTTTGAATACGCGCACGGCGAGCAGGTACATCAGAATCAGGGTTCCGACCCCAGCCGCGATGGAGACGAGCCGCGTCGTGCTGTAAGTTGGAGGCAGGACGGCGTACAGCGGTGCGGAGACATAAAAGTAAAGTGGCGGAAGTGCGAAGAGCGCTTCGTCTGCCTGATAGAAGGCGCTGCCGGTCTGTCGTTGCGGGGCATAGGGTACGCGGGGGATGCCTGTCTCGAGAATCGTCCAGCCGGGAATGGCGAACCATTCTTCATCCTGCCCCCCTGCCTCGCGGAGTACGAGGGGGACCCGCCAGATCAGAAAGAGGATGACAATCGCGGCGAGGGCCCAGTGACACCAGTGGCTGGTGTGAGAGGTGGTCTGATTCGATTCGGGTTCGGACAAGGTCGGCAGCAGGCTTTCGGTGACGGGACGCGCGGAAGTCGTTTGACAGTTGTTACCGACGATATACGGTTTACCAGATGGGATCAAGTAGATTTCAAGGCTGCGGGATGAAATGGGGGCTGCTTACTGTGGCAGGCATTCCAGAAGACCGAGGACCGCCCAGGTGGTGCCCCAGTAGACGGCAGTTTCTTCGATGCGATCTTTCTTCTTGGCTTTGGTCCCTTTGACCGGCCAGGAGCCATCTTTTTTCTGAGTCGAGATCAGAAACTGCTCCGCCCGTCGGACTGGGTCGGCCTCTAAATCAACGCCCGCTTTGCGGAGGGCGAACAACGCCATACCGGTACCAAGGGCATCGCTGGGATCGCTGGTGAGCCAGCCCCAGCCACCATCATCGTGTTGCAGGCTCTGTAACTGCTGGATCATCTGGTCGCGCTGCTGGTCTTGTTTCTGGCTGGTCGCGAGCAAGAGTTTCATGACGTACCATTCGGTGCTTTTGCCCGGTGCACTCTTGTCGATAAAGGTCTGCGCCTGCTGGATGGTCTTTTGATTTTGAGGATCATCGGCGGCGGTCAGCAAACCGAGCGTGAGCCACATGGTACTGACGGCATCGGTTTCCGGTTTGGGACGCTTCTGAAAGGGAAGTTGCCCGCCTGCTTTCCAGGAGCCGTCGGGCCTCTGATCGACACGCAGCAGACCGATCAGTTTTTTGCGGGTTTCCGGATCTGAGTTGGCTGGCGTAAATGCGAACAATTGCTGGACTACGCCTTCTTTATTAGTCGTCCCCGCGATCTGGCCTTTGTCATTTTTGGACAGCGCCTTGTCATTGGCCCAGTCGGTCCATTCCTGCAGACGGTCGCTGACGGTGAAGCCATGCTGCTTCGCGTTCTGCAGACTCCAGAGCATGGTTCCCACGCGGTGGCAGGACGCACATTTTTTTTCCTCAATCCACCACAGACCCTGATTTTCAATGTAAGGGATGCTGCGCTCTACGGTGGACCGAACTTCGGCGGTGGTGGGCTGGGCGTCTGCGACTGCACCGGTCAGAGCGAGGAGGAGTGAGCTGAAGAGGAACATAGGGGGAGCCTTGAATCAAGTGAAAGCAGTTCAGAGACGAATATGAGGTAGAATATTTTCGCTCTCTATTATAGCAGAGTGGTTCTCGCATTTCAGAGTAAATAAATACCATCAAACTGGATTCTTTAAAAATCACTCTGGTAGAAGTCTCCGATTTTATCAGAATGAACAGTTGGGCAGCGGGTTTTCACATTGCATCAAGCTTATCAGGTATTCAGAAAATGAAATTAATCGGTTACTGGATTGGTTCACTCAAAGACGATCCATATCTGCCTCCCCAGGCTTTTGTGGGGGGAATGGAGTCGGCGGAAAAAGAACAGGCGACTGAGTATCTTGATCGGGGGAAGGTTTACATTCGGTATCGAGGTTATTCATGGTGCCGGTTTAACTGTGGTACTGATGATCTGGAAATGGGGAGCAGTTTACTAACGGATGGTGAATGGGTTTGGCCACAAGGATTATCACACTATGTTCGCTGTCATGATGTCCGGCTACCAGAGGATTTTATCGAGCATGTGAAACAGAACCAGACGAATGATTTCTGTACGTTAGATGTGGATGCCCTGTTGAAGCGACCAGAAACAATTGAATCTGATGCTGAGTGGATCAACTGGTGCCACGAGAATGTTCCTGCTTCATATATAAAGAAACTGGAACGTTACAGAATTGCTGCTAAGCGTGCCTACGAAGAGTTAAGAGAAGCCCATTTTCTCGATTTGGAGACAGAAGTGGAGCTGTCGACTGAAATCTGTCGCTATCAGGGGTGCACAAATCTGGCGATGAAAGAAAAGTATTTTTGTGTCCGGTGTGCCACAAGATGGGGAGGTCGAAATGCAGGTGAAGAGGCATGGTCGCAGAAATTCAGCGAGTTTCTCGATGAACTAAAATCCTGAATCGTAATTCCGAAATACAGGGAATCCCCTGTTGGTTTCATAGCGGACGGCATGATAGTTTGGGGCATGTCCATAAGGAGGGAGCGTAGGTCGATGCTGGTTTCAGGGGATATCGTGAGAGCTGAGGTCCTCGCTGTGCGCGTATTCGGTATGTTTTGTGTGTATGACAGGCAGGAGATCCAGGTGCTCATCCCGGAGATTTCCTGGATCGCCTCTTTTAATTCGTGTGAGCAGTTTGCATCTGTGGGTGATCAGTTACGAGTTAGGATCATTCATGTTGATGCGGCAGGCGGTCGGATTGCAGGTACGATTAAAGGAATGTATGCGAACCCCTGGGAGTCCAATCAGTTCGAAGTGGGAACAGTCTTTTCGTCAAAAGTGATGCGTCATGTCGATCAGGCAGATCGATGCGATGGACAGTCTGGCTATCTGGTTGAACTGATGCCAGGGGCATATGCGATGTTATGCTCGCAAAATAGTTCAATCACACCAGGTGAGCGTTGTTCCGTCATCGTGAACGTAGTCAATCGGCGGCAACATGCAGTGCGTATCTCTCTGGTATCTCCGAACCAAAAAGCCTGTTAAGAAACGGTGAAGCACCGCGCGTGCGACTGGAAGCCCGGATGCGTGACGATTAAGCTTTTGATTCCCTTATCATTCAGGTTCTTCAAAGGTTTGCGTCAATGGGTTTCAGCCGATTGTTTTGCGTTGTGCTGCTGGTTATCAGTTGTAGCTTCACATCATTGAAGGCAGATGAGAAGACGCATGCGCCTCTGTTTCAGGCACATGCCCATAATGATTATGAGCATGCTCGACCATTGCACGATGCGCTGGAGCATGGGTTCTGGTCTGTGGAAGCGGACATTTACCTGGTGGATGGTGAACTGCTGGTGGCCCACGATCGGCCCGATGTAAAGCCGGAACGGACGCTGCGGAAACTCTACCTGGATCCGCTGCAGGCTTATTTCCTCAAACAGCCTTTCCCGAAGGATGGGAAGACGCCCCCCTTCACTCTGCTGGTGGATATTAAAACGGATGGTGCGGCGGTTTACCCCATATTACAACAGCAACTGGAAGACTATGCCGCGCTGCTTTGTCGGGTTGAAGACGGGAAATCGATTCCGGGGGCAGTGCAAATTGTGATTTCGGGAGACCGGCCGAAGAGACTGATTGCCGCCGCCAACCCGCGGTATATGGGGATTGACGGGCGGTTGAGTGATCTGGGCTCGAAGCAGCCGGCGGAACTGATGCCGCTGATCAGCGATCGCTGGACGTCCCATTTCAAATATCGCGGTAAAGGAAGCATGTCTGAGGCGGAACGGACCAAACTGCGGACAATTGTGAAGCAGGCCCATGCCGCGGGGCGGCGGGTACGGTTCTGGGCAACGCCGGAGTCAGAAGCCGTCTGGCGGGAACTGGTGGCCGCGGATGTGGATCACATTAACACGGATCAACTGGAACGGCTGAGTGCGTTTCTTAAGAGGCAGACCGATTAGCTGGTTGCTGGTAAATTTACTCTCCCAGGGATGACTATTTCTGATCAGCGGCTTTCTCTGGATGCTCCCAATCCGCAGGCTGTGTTTCCCGTAACCATTGGATCATGCTGATGTCTTCTTTGCCGGGACGCAGGAAACCAATGTTCCCGATTTTCTCAACATACTGATTTGCTGTTGCGCCCTCGAGCGTCTGTCGAAGATATTTATCTATGAAGCCGCGTTCATTTTTATTTCGCATTTCTGCTGCGGTAGGAGTCGCGATCTCAATGAATACCAGTGCGTTGCTGAGGTAATAAACCCTGATGCATCTGCCAGAACCCATGCTGGCGTCTGGGGGGCCGAGCACCGAATGGAGCGGTTTCCCGATGGCACCCCCACCCAGCGTGTGTAGTTTTCGCATCCGTTGTTGTATTAGAGCGTCACTCAATTCTGGAGGCTTGAGTTTCTGCCAATGATCAAAGGCGCGATACAGGACCGCTTGGGTACCATCGTTGTGAACGTGAACTACCTGGGCTGCTTTATCTTTGTAATGACCGCTTCGGCCAATCAAATATAAAACAGGTTCAACGACGAGATAGCCATCGTCAACCTGATAGCATTTCCCCTCGAATCCTGCCGAATCGAAGGCGGGGCCTGCAAATTGAGGCAGGACAGTAAAGGATCTGGTTGTCAGATATTTTTTACGCTCGGCGAGGTGTTCCGGTGCTAACTTACCGCCCCAGGTATAAAAACAGTTATTGATTTCTCCATTGGGGGCTTTCAGATCACAATTCAGAAGCGTGCTGTTCTGATAATCCAGTTGCAACTCTCCCTCCGGCAGGTGGTAAATGTCTGTGGTTTCGCTAACTGAGTCCGGTTTGCCCGCAAGCTTGTGAAGCTGAGAACGCGTGATGTCGGGAGTCAGTTTGTGGTACCACTTCCATTCGATTTCCTGGGATACTACGATGGATGAGTTCAGGAAAGTACAGACCAGGGAAAATAAGCAGAGAAATTTATTTGGCTGCATCATAGCTCTCCTGGCTGAAAATTACTGCGAAATGAAACTACGCGTCGTTTCTGTTCACTGTATGCGACGCGAAATCGTAGCAGACACAGGCAACCTGTCAACAGAAAGTGTCGATTAGACCTTACCGTGCGGCAACGAATTGTAGCTGAAAAGTGTGTTTCGGGTTTTGATGCACCGGGCGATTTGATTTACACTAGGAGAGAAGAAATGTCAGCCTCTCTGGGAACCAGTCAACCGGAGCCGGATGCTGGATCAGACCGGACAGCAGAAACTGAAGCGGCGCTTATGGGGAGACGTCACTTCCTTGGGCTCTCAATCTTCCTCTGGTTGGTCCCATTAATCGTTTCCTGGGGACTGTTTATCTTTTCATGGGGAGATTTTGAGTATCTTGGGTTCTGGGGCGTCTTGCATGCTGGCCCGTTGCTCTCAATGCTCTCAGGAAATGTATCGAATTCAGAGTTGTTAATTTGCGTGATTTTATTCGATGCCGCCTTTCTGGTTGCGATCTCGATGATCTATCGGTCACAATCATTTCGACTGGGCTTACCGCTGCTATTTACTCTGATTGGCTGGTATCTCTGGGCAGCTTATGATTTCCTCAAACATCTCCATATCGCGTAGGATGAATACATATCATGAAGCATGAGCTGGCATGGCCAGACAGCTTAAGGCTGTGATCGATAGGATCGATTACTCAAACTCGATATCAGTAATCACGGTACCCGGGGGGAGGTCTTTGACCTGGTCGTGGATCTGGCCGTGGACGCTGACGTGTACGGCGACGTCGATCGGTTCGATGTTATCGAGTTCATCTTCGCCACTGAGGACGAGGGGCGTCTGGTGGCCGTAGACCTGGCCCGGTTCCAGGGTGACGCCGGCTTCGCGCAGTTCCAGCACGCGGGCAGGAAAGAACAGGTCGGTGACGAAATCGGGATCCTGGAGCAATGTTTCAAATTCGCTGCTGTCCTCGGCGATCGGGGAGATCTTGCCTTCGACCATATCGGCAAAGTAGATGGCCCCCGATTCGCCCTGCGCGAAGACATCTCCCATGGCGGTGACCAGTACGGGCTGCATCGGTTCGGGCATGGCCCAGGTCCAGTCGTCCAAGAGGTCCTTGCAGTCGACCTGATCCAGATTAATTGTCAAATCATTTAGTGTGAGTGCCACGGTAACCTCGTGCTGGGTAATGAATGTGAATGGTGACGGGATTTATTGAATTCTGTGGCAGAGAATTTAACAAGATTAAAGTCTGCTGACAAACGCAGACTCGCGATTCCCGAAAATTATGTGTCTGTTTCAGTGTCAGGTTGAGTAGTACTACCTTGCTGCAGTGCCTGTTCTGCTGCAAGCCGACATTCGTCCGCTTTGGCCTGCAGGGAATCTGCCTGCTGCTGAAATTCGCGGGCCAGGCGTTCGAAGTGGATGCGTTTAACGATTGGGTTGGCATTCGGTTGTGCCAGGTACTCGGCCAGGTTTCCTGTCTGCGGGGGATGCATACAGTTGGCCTCAGTGAGCAACGCTGCAAAAGGTTCGGCCGCTTCGCTGGAGGAAAAGCCGATCCAGTTGTCCTGGTACACCAGCGCGTGGTGATCGACGAGATAGAACTGTGTTTCCAGGAGTTGATCGAGACAGGGATAGAGTCCGTTCAGCCAGAGGGGGTTGACGCGGAAGCCGGCCTGCTCGAGTGTGGTTTTGATCCCATCCTGGCTGTAGAGACAAGGCGCTCCGAGAGTCAATTCCTGCAGACAGAGCGTGACAAGGAAGTTTGCCAACGAGGGGTGTTCGAGGACGGGTTCATCAGGCTCTGCGATAATCCAGACGGGGGGATCGTCGCCGGTGGGCTCAGTCAATGCGCTCCAGCAGCCCTGGTTTTCCAGGGCAAACAACAGACGCCCCTGTTCGTTCCGCGTCAGTTCAAAAGGGAGCAGATAATCCTGATGCCAGAAGGGAAACGTGCGCCCATCCGCTCCCGGCATATTTCCCAAAGCGCCATAGAGACGGGCCAGTGGTTGGGGAAGCGTAACCGCCTGCAGTTTCTCTTCGCTCACCCCGTACCAGGGACGAATTCCCTGCCATTCGTCTACGAATGCGATTAACGAGTCCAGCAGGTGGACGGGATCCTGAGGATGGTCAAACATAATGCGACTTAATCAATGTGCAAGAAGGACGTTCCAGTAGCGAGAGCGTACCAGATGTGAAAAGACAGTCAAGCAGGATCTATCACACTGAAATTCCAGTGTCCTGGTAATGAATGATAGAGAGGAAATTCCCGCTACGGGCAGAGAATTGCAGAGGAGAGCAAAAGTTTGCAGATGGTTGTCTGGTCAAAATACCCCTGGTTTTACGATTGCCGAGAGAAAAAATGTAACATCAGCTACAAATCCATACAGGTTCTTAACGTGAGACTCGCTCTGGTATGCAGTCTGGTAAAAAGATCGCAACTCTATTGATTTGATTTACTTCGGTCATGTTCAAGGAGTGAGAGTCAGGTTCTGTCAGGAGACTGGTGGATCGGAAAAATACCTATGCGGGAACTCAGGGGAATTCCTGCATTTGAAAACGCGGTATGGAGTTTGCTTTTCAAGATTAACAACGCGGCCAGGAATATTCATTTTTCCTCCACTTGAAAGGAAGGTGCTCAAATGAAAGGCCTTAGTTTAAAAGTGTTGACTGTGACTGCAGCGTTGGGGCTCTGTCCTCTGCTGTTGTCAGCCCAGGTCCAAACTCCTCCCGATGCACAACCGAATTCGGGCGATCAGATGCAAATTGATCCGGTCGTTCGTGCGGGAACCGCGCATCTGAATCTGGACGATGCAACCCGGGCCAGGTATCGCTACCATGACGGTCACTGGTGGTTTAAGACAGCTCAGAATGGCTGGCTGGTGGAACAGAATGGTCAATGGGAAGAATTTTCTCCCATGACTTACATTTCTCAGTCCTCATCTGCAACTGCGCAAACGACTCAGAACGACAACACGGGTAACGCCCAGACCACGGGGAGTGGTAATTACTACTATGGAACCCAGTACACATCGGCTGGTGCCCACAAGCCATTCAGTCACCACCATTTTGGTGGGGCACAGTTTGGTCACTGGGGAACCGGTTATCGTGGCTGGAGTGCTCACTGAGTTTAATCCTGTCCGGCTCTGACCTGAGAGGGCCTATAGCGCCGCGAGGCCGGGAATCAGGTCAGCTGACGGAGTTCGGGAGCTGCTGGCTGCTCGAAGTGACTCGCTCAGATGAAACGTTCATCAGGATCTTCGGACGGTCATCACAATCAGGAGTGTGTTTAAGGCAGACCAGCAGCTTGTTGCTGATCTGCCTTTTTTGCTGCGCTGATACTGACTGGAGACTCAGTCTGTATTCCTGCGGATGGACTCAATGGTCAGTTCATCCTGTCTGCCGTGCATTTCTGCGAAGTGGAGCGCGAGGATCCAGGACGTGTGGCTGGGGAGACAGATCGTTGCTCCGGGAGCCGCGGAGAGGATCTGATCTGCGAACGAAGGACCCAGTTGTTTCAGATGTTCCGGATCGTGCCAGTCCATGCGACAGAGCAGACATTGTTCCGCCTCTGGATACAGGGGAACGCCGCAGAAGCGACAGGGAACCGTGTCCGGCGTTACCAGGGGATGGGGACCGTCTTTGTGCTGAGCCCAGATTTTGGCCCACGTCAGACGGCAGCCTGTTCGGGTACGCAGGGTTTTGATGGTTTCAAAAAAGCTGGCCTGTTTGAGTTGTGCCCGCTCTTCTGGAGTGATATCTGCGAATTCGGGGATATAGAGACCGCAGGCGGGGCAGAAGGTTCCCCGATCGGGTAACTGATTTCCGAGGGCCTCGATTTCGGCGCGGGTATAAGGGGCTGGTGAAGTCATGGTTGATGCGATCCATGCAGAATATTCTATGTGAGTCCGGTTTAAAGAATGACCGGCGCGTGTTTTTTCGAACGAGGTTCCGACACCTGAGCCCTCTTTCTGGTTCGTTGTTCAGAGTTCGGACAAGATCAACGGGTGGCTGGTCTTACAACGGGCAACAGTCTGGCGGATTTCAGACCGGCATGACCGCTCATCGTTCGCCGCCCAATTCTGCTGATCTGTCTGTGAGTGGCAAAAGCGCGACATTCTGTCGCTTTTGGGGTGATTTCAGGTCTTTTTCTCAAGTTGGTATGCCGGTTGCGATTGTCGAAAAGCGTGGCCAGGAAATACCACTAATAACAATAATTGAAAGGAAGGATTTCAAATGAAAGGCCTGAGTTTAAGAGTATTGACAACAGCGACAGCGCTGGGGATCAGTCCCCTGCTTCTGTCCGCACAGTTAGAGACAGGTGCACAACTCGACGCAGGGGCCAAAGCAGCCGGCAAGGCTGTTCAGGGAGCGGGTAGCAAAGCTGCAGCTGGTGCTGATGCCGGTGCGAAAGGCGCCGTTCAGACGCCCAACCGAGATGCCGCTCCTACGCCGCCAAACACAAAGACGCCCGGTAAAGCGCTGAATCAGGCGCGTCCTAAATTAGAGACTGGATCAGATGCGAATCTGAAGGGTAAGACGAACGTCCAGACTCCCGGCGAGGCTGATCTGAGAGGAAAATCGAATCTGGATGGTAAGGCGAATGTTCAGACGCCTGGTGAAGCCAACCTGCGAGGAAAAGCAAACCTGCAGAATAAGACTGGCGCCGATCCGAATGATGGTGTCAATCTGCAGAACGATGCTGATGCCCGGATCCAGGGAAAGATGAAAGCCGATGGTCCTATGCGTCGCCGGACCAACCGTCCTAATATGGATGCTGAGGGAAGCGTGCAGGGACAGTTCAATGGAGACATTGATCCCATGGTTCGAGAAGGGACTGCTCATCTCGATATCGACGAAGCAACCCGTGCCCGGTATCGTTACCACAACGGTCACTGGTGGTATCAGACCGAAAATGGTCAGTGGTTATTCGATAATAATGGAAGCTGGGAATCTTTTGATCCCATGACCTACCGGAACCCGCGTCAGCAGATGGCACCGCCACAGACGTTTCAGAACGACAGTGACGGGAATGCTCAGGTTGATGTAGATTCAGGTGCTTACTATTACGACAACTCATCCGACAATGGTTACTACTACGACAATGGTTCGTACTATAGTGGTAACTATGGAAGCCCCTATTACAACAACCGTGGACGTCGATTCTATAATGGTCGCGGTTACTACAACGGTGGCTACTATGGTGACGGATACTATGGCCGTGGTTACAACAATCGTGGTTGGAACCAGGGTTGGAACAATGGTCGTCATGGAACCGGATACCGTGGCTGGTCTGACCGCCGCCGTGGTGCCGCAATCGGTGCTGAAATCGGTGGATCACTTGGTGGTCGAACCGGAGCTGCCATTGGTGCCGGAATCGGTGCCGAAGTTGCCGACTAGTCTTAATTCGGCAAGGATGAATCTGATCAACTTAGTTTGATCATTCCATAAAGGAGTATGTTTAAGGCGGATCAGCTAAGCCCTGAAGCTGATCTGCCTTTTTTCGTGCGCGGTGGAAAAGTCGTTGTGCAGAATCTTGTTGATGTGTGATGAAGAGAACGGTTCAAAATGTGTTGTCTGGAGCCTGTTTCTGGTATGATAGAGCAGCTGGAATGCCGCTTGCTGTCTGTGATCTATGTCGTCTGAAACGAGCGCTGACATTCAGCAGGATCTGAAATGAACAGGAGTATTTTCCATGCAAGGCCTCCGTTTTAAAATATCGATTGCGGTACTGGCGTGGG from Gimesia sp. includes the following:
- a CDS encoding glycosyltransferase family 39 protein, with amino-acid sequence MIPSGKPYIVGNNCQTTSARPVTESLLPTLSEPESNQTTSHTSHWCHWALAAIVILFLIWRVPLVLREAGGQDEEWFAIPGWTILETGIPRVPYAPQRQTGSAFYQADEALFALPPLYFYVSAPLYAVLPPTYSTTRLVSIAAGVGTLILMYLLAVRVFKDPQAGLIAAGLFSLSRLLYFPAVISRPDMLCCLWGLLAILMMYRWHASARRYRDLGLVGLLLGLGMLTHPFALVYCIQLGCWALLVNGTWQQRLLRGTVITVCALAVFALWLPLILAYPEPFRYQFFTNVLDRSGPGLISRLLFPWPYFATQFQLLREHAGTIQLSLMAAGLVIGTGLGWRSRDHRQRILLLLTWSSIYLLIACQGHHPTKGYWSYPGLLLFLCLGWGLSRLATPLWNRSVVWRLSVLVGAACLVLAMLPGSGIRTWGAHIANWSNANYNAPRFISRIIQELPADARYTVDRAYVFNFAATGRQTLLGDNREFAFDARPFPYDYLIVSHDMRDRGVSQEFNGRLVGTWGDPDDPFSCFVEVYVPEDSPVQSLDQTSQK
- a CDS encoding prenyltransferase/squalene oxidase repeat-containing protein, whose product is MFLFSSLLLALTGAVADAQPTTAEVRSTVERSIPYIENQGLWWIEEKKCASCHRVGTMLWSLQNAKQHGFTVSDRLQEWTDWANDKALSKNDKGQIAGTTNKEGVVQQLFAFTPANSDPETRKKLIGLLRVDQRPDGSWKAGGQLPFQKRPKPETDAVSTMWLTLGLLTAADDPQNQKTIQQAQTFIDKSAPGKSTEWYVMKLLLATSQKQDQQRDQMIQQLQSLQHDDGGWGWLTSDPSDALGTGMALFALRKAGVDLEADPVRRAEQFLISTQKKDGSWPVKGTKAKKKDRIEETAVYWGTTWAVLGLLECLPQ
- a CDS encoding S1 RNA-binding domain-containing protein, with product MLVSGDIVRAEVLAVRVFGMFCVYDRQEIQVLIPEISWIASFNSCEQFASVGDQLRVRIIHVDAAGGRIAGTIKGMYANPWESNQFEVGTVFSSKVMRHVDQADRCDGQSGYLVELMPGAYAMLCSQNSSITPGERCSVIVNVVNRRQHAVRISLVSPNQKAC
- a CDS encoding phosphatidylinositol-specific phospholipase C/glycerophosphodiester phosphodiesterase family protein, with the protein product MGFSRLFCVVLLVISCSFTSLKADEKTHAPLFQAHAHNDYEHARPLHDALEHGFWSVEADIYLVDGELLVAHDRPDVKPERTLRKLYLDPLQAYFLKQPFPKDGKTPPFTLLVDIKTDGAAVYPILQQQLEDYAALLCRVEDGKSIPGAVQIVISGDRPKRLIAAANPRYMGIDGRLSDLGSKQPAELMPLISDRWTSHFKYRGKGSMSEAERTKLRTIVKQAHAAGRRVRFWATPESEAVWRELVAADVDHINTDQLERLSAFLKRQTD
- a CDS encoding T6SS immunity protein Tdi1 domain-containing protein — its product is MALTLNDLTINLDQVDCKDLLDDWTWAMPEPMQPVLVTAMGDVFAQGESGAIYFADMVEGKISPIAEDSSEFETLLQDPDFVTDLFFPARVLELREAGVTLEPGQVYGHQTPLVLSGEDELDNIEPIDVAVHVSVHGQIHDQVKDLPPGTVITDIEFE